CTGGGCTGTAAATCTTCGGTAAAACTAGTGGCCAAATTATTAGCTCTTCCCTGGTCAACAATGGTTGGCCAATCAAAATTCGCCCCGGTCATACCCAACGGGTGCAGAATTTGCTCCTGCATAAATTCAGCAAAGGATTGTCCCGTCACCTCCTCCACTAACAGTTGCAAAACGGTATAACCGCCCCCGGAGTAGCTAAACTCTTCTCCCGGTGGATAAACTGCCTCCACCCCCCTTGGTTCCCCAAAGGCCACATCTTTTGTTAGGGTCAAAGACTGTTCCAGGGTTTGCAACGGTTGCCCCGGCAAAAATCCTCCATAGCCTAAATGATCGTTCTGTCCCCCGGTATGGCTCAACAGTTGGGCAATGGTTACCTCTCCTCGGTAAGGACTATCAGCAGGAAATTGCCAACGGCGAAGATGGGATAAAACTGGATCGTCTAAATTAATCTGTCCCATTTCCACCAATTTCATTACCCCCCAGGCCGTAACCAGTTTACTCACAGAAGCCATTTGGTAGAGGGTATTTTCTGGGTCAACGGGGGAACCGGAATCAACATTCTCCACTCCCACCGTATGTATGGTGTCCACTTTGCCATTGTGGATTAGGGCTAGGGCCGCACTGCCCAACTCCTTGCCTTCCCCTTGGTTAAGGCGATCGATTAAATATTGGTTAAGGGAAGCTCGATCACCAGGGCGTAGGGGAGGATGGGAAAACCAAATACTTTCCCCCCATAACACTGCCCCCACCAGTAAACTCCAAATGAGCAGGGCAGTAGTGCCGGTTAAAACCTTTTTCAAGCTCTTGTTTGCCGAGGTAAAACTTGCTGATAGTCTCAAATTTTAGCGGAAAATTTCTGGGGTTTTGCTAGAATCAGTCAGAGTTGCCTTACCCGCCCATATTTGCCAAAACCTATGACGACCCATTTCATCACTGCTGAAATTGACCTCCAGGAAAATCCCCTGCAACTGCAACAGGAAATTGAACAGGAATTGGCTAAACGGGGCGATCCCCTGCGGTGGGCGGTGACAGCGGTGGATAAAGAGCAACAAAAAGCCCAGGTGGAAGCGGTGGTGACGGTGACGGCGGTGCAGGAAGTCTAGAAAAAAAGGTTAAGAGCCTGTTTTAAAAGCCCCCCTGGCCCCCCAAATTTGGGAAGAAATTGAGTGAAAGTTCCCCAGTATTGCCGGAGTTTTAGTGGGTCGAGTTAGGGGGCGGGATAAAACTTTCCAAACACGTTCTAAGTTTTACTAGTTCCAGTCTTTTACGGTCACTTTGAGTTATAACGTCACTTTAATTATTCCCACTGGGGTGGGGGCGGCCCTTGGTGGTTACGCTGGGGATGCTCTACCGATCGCCAGGGCCATTTCCCAGGTGTGTGATCGCCTCATTACCCATCCCAATGTGTTAAACGGGGCCCAGCTTTATTACCCCATACCCAACGCCCTTTATGTGGAAGGTTACGCCCTGGATCGCTTTGCCCAGGGAGATTGGGGTTTAACTCCTGTGGGTAACAACGCCATTGGCCTAATTTTGGATCAAGGCATTGAAGAGGATTTGCGCTGGCGACATTTACAGGTGGCGGACGGGGCTCGGGCTACCCTGGGTTTAACCCTGACGGATTACGTTGTTACTGATGAACCCTTGGGGGTGGAATTGCGCCTGTCGGACTCTGGCACTAGTTGGGGCACCATTGCTAACCCAGAAAGTTTATTGCGGGCGGCGGATAAGTTATTGACCCAGACCCAAGCCCAGGCGATCGCCGTCATTGCTCGCTTTCCCGATGATGTGGGCACTCAAGTGCTGGCTGATTATCGCCATGGCCATGGGGTGGATCCCTTGGCCGGAGCGGAAGCGGTCATTTCCCATTTAATTGTGCGGCAATTTCAAGTGCCCTGTGCCCATGCCCCAGCGTTGAGTCCTTTGCCTTTAGACCCAGACATTTCCCCCCGGTCAGCGGCGGAGGAATTGGGCTACACTTTTTTACCCTGTGTATTGATGGGACTGAGTCGGGCTCCCCATTACCAAAGATTTCCCAATGCCCAGGGCCAAACCCTCTGGAGTCGGGATGTGAATGCTGTGGTTGTGCCCGCCAGCGCCTGCGGTGGTTCCGCTTTGATGAGTTTTAGCCAATCTTCTGCCCGCATCATTGCAGTGGAAAATAACTCTACCCAGCTAGAAGTCTATGGCGAAGACCTAGGCATTTCTGTGGTTAGGGTAAACTCTTATTTAGAGGCGATCGGAGTGCTCTGTGCAGACCGTGCAGGCATTAACCTTGATTGTTTCCAACCGGATTTTCCCCTTCTTCACCGCCTACCCTGAATATCTGTGTCTTCATCCAATAGTCCTTCCGAAATGGAGCCCCTAAGCCGTACCCAAATTTTGGGGGTGATGGGATTCACAGCGGTGCTACTGCTGATCATTGCTAAGCTTTGGCAATGGTGGGGGGATGTCACCCTGTTAAAAATCAGTTTTAATGTTCCAGACGCTTTATTGGGATTGGGTTTAGCAACTGCAATCATTCTGACCAGTGGGTTAATTTATCGGATTTGGCCTGCCTATCGGGTCAGTGCCGATGCCTACCTTGCCTTTGTGATTAAACCCCTGGTATGGGCAGATTTGCTCTGGTTAGGACTATTGCCCGGTTTAAGTGAAGAATTACTGTTTCGGGGAGTGATGCTTTCCGCCTTGGGGGGAGGTGTTTTGGCGGTGGTGGTTTCCAGCCTAGTATTTGGCGTTTTGCACCTCAGTAGTACGGAGCAATGGCCCTACGTGGTGTGGGCAACGGTGGTGGGGTTAGTGTTGGGCTATGGGGCGATCGCCAGCGGCAATTTAATGGTGCCTATTGTGGCCCACATTCTCACCAACTGGGTTTCCAGTGCCCTATGGAAATTCAACCACCGTCAAGGGTAAAAGGGTAATTAGTGAAACTAAATTAGGTTGAGTTTGATTCCCCTTAGTGCGTTATCTGGAAGAATTTCAACTCGATTAACGTCTCTGTTCGGAGGCTAGCCCCATTGCCCGATCGCCGAAGGATGGGGTTATAATGGCAGGGAAGTAACTACCGCGTTGGTGACTGCCAACAACGTTTTTTGATCTATGCTTGAAAAATAAGGGTGTCTCTGTGCATTCTGCGTGGTAGTAGACCGGGCTCGTACCCGGAAACGAAAACGAGAATTGATGACTCCCCCCTGGTTACACCAGGTCATAAACTGAGGTAAAACGGCGTGGTGGTGCTTCTCCTCTGCTTCTCAGGTTTATCCCTCCCCCCAGAACGGGTTTGAGCTGATTGCTCCCGATTTTTTCCGTCATTCTACATAGTTACCCCAACGCCCTAAGCCAGGGATTCCGGCAGTACTTCTACCTGTTCCTCGGTATCGATTTCTTCGTTCTCAGTTTTTCCAGCCCGCATATCATCAATCACTTTCTTGATCACACTGGCGATCGGTACGGCTAGCAACACGCCCAGTAAGCCAGCTATTTCCGCCCCAATAAAAATTGAAATTAAAATCCAGACCGGATTTAAACCAATTTTGTCCCCCATTAATTTAGGCGCAACACCGTTGTCGGTAATTTGGTCAATGACAATGGCGCTGACAAAAAATTTCACCGCTACAACCCAGCCTTTTAATAACAAAACTAAGGTTCCAATCAGGGTAACTACAGCTCCAGCAAAAGGAATTAAACTAGCTAACCCCAAACTGAAGGCAAAAAGAATGCTGTAGGGAATGCCCAAGGCCATAAAAACCACTAACCTAGCCATACTGGAACCAGCGGCAAGAATTAAACGGCTAATGAAATAATCTCGAAAAATTTCACCGGCATATTGGGGGATTTTTTTCTCCCAGGGTGAGGGTAACCAACTTAGAATTCCCTGCCAAAAAGTATCTCCTCCCACCAGCAAGAAAATAGTCAAAACCAGAATGACCAGGGTATCTACCACCCCACCGATGGTTTCCGTTAATACTTTTAAACTGATTTGTCCGATGCGGTCTAATTCCTTGCTTAAAGTTAGGTAAGCTTTCTGAAATAAATCATCGACATTGACCCCCGCATTATCCAAAGTTAAAAACAAAGTAGAGTTTTTCAGGTTGGCTAAATGCTCTTGACTGCCGCTGAGCCAACGGGGAATATCTTGGGAAAGATTGCCCAATTGATTACCCATTAAGGGAATAAGGGTGATGCCTCCCAAGGCGATGAGGGCAAAGCTGATGGTGATGACAGCAAAAATTGCCAGCCTTTTACCAATCCCTTTACTGACCAAAAAATTGATGGTTAATTTGAGCAGGAAAGTCACTAGGGTGGCAATGATGATGTAGTCAAAGAGTTCCCGAAAGCGATTAATAATCAAACTCAGCAAAACCCCATTCAGAAAAAAGATGGGAAAAATCAACATTAGCTTCAGCCAACCCGGTAAAGATTTAATTAACTGAGTCATTATTAATAGCCACAAAAGTAGAATAAATGATTAAGTTTATAGTCAGGCTAAAAAAATATTTGTGGAACTTATTTAAGTATACTCAAAGGCTTTGGCAACGTTACAAGAACACCTTTAGATTAATTAAAAAGAAGATCAAATTTCCATTGCCTGATAAGTATAAAACTGCTTCATTACCCCAATGGTTTGAAACTCATAGGTAGGAAAAGGATCCGGCAGAGATAATGTGGTTTGGTAAATACTAAACAACAAAAAATTTTGCTGATTAGTAGTTTGGGCGATGATTTGTTTAATTTGTGGTTGTCCTGCATCCACCAAGGTTTTGCAATAACTCTGCACGAAGCCGCCAAAATCCGCAGGCGCTTTGGGACAAATCTCGGTTTTTAGATAGGTACTGAGGGTTTCCACTGCGTAGTCTTCATAGTCAGGCTTGCCCGGATTGCCGATCGCCATCAGAGCACCACTGGCCAATACCATCACCCCTCCGATCGCCCCAAACACCGATAGCATTCTCATCAGGGATGTACACTCCCATCGGGCATAATTGTTTTTGCCAAGTTTATGCCGCTAATGTGACTATTTTGAAAATTGACATTACGTAGGTCTGCCCCCCGTAAACAGGCATCGATTAAATTGGCGCCCCGGAGTATGGCCCCGGCCAATAAAGCTTTTTCCATCAAAGCATACTCAAAATTAGCATTCTGGAAATTAGCTCCCTGGAAAATAGTGCCCCGCAGGGCGCAACCGGCACAGTTAATCTGCTCCTTGTTGGGGAGAGCTTTAAGATGAATTTCCGATAGATTAATCAAACTGAGGTTAACTTCCTTCATCAATGCCCTGCCTAAATTCGCTCCTTTCAAATTAGCTTGACTGAGGTCTGCTCCCTGCAGAAAAGCCTCCTCCACTGTGCCATGACGTAATTGGGCTTGACTTAGATTCACCTTATACAAATTGGCATGGTCAAAGTTGGCTTTGCGAAAATCGGCCCCACTCAAATCTGCCCGACTGAAATTAGCCTCTGCCAGATCAACTCGTGTGAGATCGGCCCCACTCAAATCCGCTCGACTGAAATTAACTGCTTCTAGGATTGCTCCCTGGCAATCGGTTTCCGCCAAGTTAGCCCCTTCTAAATTTGTCCGTATTAACCGGGCTTGCTTGAGCTTGGCATAGGCCAAATTGGCTCCACTGAGGTCACAATCGGTTAGGTCCGCCCAACTGAGATCTGAATAGCTTAAATCTATGCCAGTCAGGTCTGACCCGACAAATTTCACTCCCATCAAACGGGCATGGCTTAGGTTAGTACGCCGTAGCTGGGCTTCAGATAAATTACTGCCGCTGAAGTTGCCATATGCGAGCAGGGCCCGGTTGAGGATAATGCCCACTAGATCGGACTGGATTAAATCGGCATGATGTAGTTCAATGCGGCTGAAATCCCTAGTGCCCTGGCCATATTGCCAAAGAAGTTGCTCAGTTTCCATTGTGTCCTGACGGTGGTGGGAGGGGAGAGCAAAGCGGTGTGTTCTGACGACCAGACATAAACCAACTCTGTGGGCATTGTGCCCAAAAAAGCTGACTTACCAACACACCCAACGGAAAAAAGCAATAGGTTCTAGGCGGCGGAAGTTTGCCAATGGAGATAGGGCAATTTTTCAGCGGTGGCGGCAATTTTCCCCTGATTTTGCACCAGTTGACCACAGGTGTCCCATTGGCCATCCAGCAACATTTGCTGGGCCCCGTCGGAGAGAATTACGGGAAAACTCCGATCGCCGTAGGTAACGGCAGCGGTGGTTAGGTCTAAATTCACTGCCAAATTAGGATCGGCGGTAATGGCTTGTTGTAAATCGGCAATCTGACCATGGGGGGCAGTGACACAGGGCACACCGTTGGCCAAGCAGTTACCCAAAAAGATTTCAGCAAAACTTTCCCCAATGATGGCCTTGATACCCCATTTAATAATGGCTTGGGGAGCGTGTTCCCGGCTGGAGCCACAACCAAAGTTGCGGTTGACCACCAACACTGTGGCGTCTTGGTATTGGGACAGATCAAAAGGATGGTTGCCCCCCTGTTGCTGGCGATCGTCGGCAAAAACATGTTCCCCCAGACCGTCAAAGGTGACACAACGCAAAAAGCGAGCGGGAATGATGCGGTCAGTGTCGATGTCATCCCCCACTAGGGGCAAGGCCTTACCCTGGATTTGTTTAACTTGGCTCATGATCTTCGGTAACGGTGTGGCAGTTAACCGCTATCTTAGCAGGGGCATTGCGACGTTTTAAGACCGCATTAATAAAGCCGCTAAAAAGGGGATGAGCTTGGTTGGGACGGGAATGGAATTCCGGGTGAAATTGGCAGGCAATGAAAAAGGGATGGTGGGGATATTCAACGATTTCCACTAGGCGGCCGTCGGGGGATGTGCCACTGACCACAAAACCAGTATCGGTGAATTGGGTGCGGTAGGAGTTATTAAACTCATAGCGGTGGCGGTGCCGTTCGTACACCACTTCCTTTTGATACAGGGAAAAGGCCAGGGTATCTGGGGCAATGCGACAGGGATATAGTCCTAACCGCATGGTTCCCCCCAGATCCACCACATCCTGTTGTTCTGGCAAAAGGTTAATGACTGGGTTGGGGGTTTCCGTTTCAAATTCCGCGCTGTTGGCTTCCGGTAATTTGGCCACATTTCTAGCCCATTCGATGACGGAGCACTGCATACCCAAACATAGGCCCAAAAAGGGCAGTTGATTTTCCCTGGCATATTCGATCGCCTGGACTTTGCCGTCCACCCCCCGAATGCCAAAACCGCCGGGCACTAACACGCCGTCCACATCTTTCAGAAAGGTGGCTGCCCCTTGGGCTTCAATCTCCTCGGCACTGATCCAACGCAGGTGGAGTTTGCTGTCACTGGCGATCGCCGCATGGCCCAGAGCTTCCACCACGGAAAGATAGGCATCGCTGAGTTGGACATATTTACCCACCAGGGCCACGGTGATGTCATGGTGGGGGGACTGCATTTTTTCCACCAGGGATTGCCACTGGGACAAATCTGGCGATCGATTTTCCATTCTCAGCAGTTCTAGGGTCTGGTGGGCCAACCCTTCCTTTTCCAAAATTAACGGCACTTCATAAATACTGCTGGCATCCTGACAGGTGATCACCGATTCCACCGGCACGTCGCAGAATTCCGATAACTTTTCCTTCATACCTGGATGCAACGGGCGATCGCAACGACAGACCAAAATATCCGGCTGAATACCGATGGAACGTAACTCCTTAACCGAGTGTTGGGTGGGCTTGGTTTTCATTTCCTTGGCGGCGGGAATCCAGGGAATGAGGGTAACGTGCATGTAGATAACGTTATGGCGACCCACCTCTTTGCGGAATTGGCGAATCGCTTCCAAAAAGGGCAGGGATTCGATATCTCCCACGGTGCCGCCAATTTCTGTGATTACCACATCGGGGTTCGTGTTCTGGGCCACCCGGAGAATTCTTTCCTTAATCTCGTTGGTAATGTGGGGAATAACCTGTACAGTGCCCCCCATGTAGGCTCCTCGTCGTTCCTTATTAATCACTGCTTGGTAAATGGACCCGGTGGTAACGCTGTTGAGGCGAGACATGGAAGTATCGGTAAAACGCTCGTAGTGTCCCAGATCTAAATCTGTTTCGGCTCCGTCTTCAGTGACAAACACCTCCCCATGCTGAAAGGGACTCATGGTGCCGGGGTCCACGTTGATGTAAGGATCAAGCTTAAGAATGGAAACGGAATAATGGCGGGATTTTAGTAACCGTCCCAGACTAGCGGCCACAATGCCTTTACCAATGCTGGAGACCACTCCCCCAGTCACAAAAACAAACTTCGACATTGGCCAAACTCCCTACAAAGTGCGCTTAAATCCCCGCCCATTTTACCGGAGATACCAGCCAATAACTAAACCTAACCTCCAATTGAGTACTGCCTAACTTGCTAGCAAGATTGGTTGATCGTGTAAAGCCATTAATTTTTCTCTGGGAACCGCCAACATGGCATAAGCCTGACCATCTCCGTCGGCAAACTCGACTTCAAAAGCTTCCCCTCCCCCCAGGATCTCAATAATTGTCCCAACTTGTCCCTGACGCAATAGAATTGGCTGGCTTGTCAGAAAAAGCTTGGCAGTAATATCTTCTTTTAACGCCACAAGACTATGTAGTTGAAGGTTGTCCATAAGTGTAATTTCCTTGATGCTAATTGCGAATGGGATAAACATTGGTTAGTCGAGGATAGGTCTCCCCGGGGCGGATTATCCAAGCACTAAGTACTTTCGCTGTTCCAGTGGTAGTGGTCATGGGAAAAACAGCCACATAACGTTCTCCGTACTGGTCAGAATCTGTCAATTCAAAATTTTGATAATGAGCGGCTACTTTTCTGAGCCTAGTAATAAGAAAGTCTTGGTTATCTATTGTTATACCCAATTTAGCTCGAAAAAGTCTAGCTTTATGTTTGCCATTAGGATGGTTTAGGTTAAGGGAATAGGTCTGTAGTTTATCAGTTATTTGCTTCACATCAGCTTGGTTTCCGTAGGGCAATTTCATAACTTAGATTAAAAATATCCCAGAACTTAATTCAGGATAGATGTTACAGCATCGATTAGTATGATCATAGGTTTTTCCTCAGGGGTTTTGCCATGACCGATCGCCTTTCCTATTTGCTTTCCTGGCTCCGACAACGGACGGAATTAGGCCAACTTGCCCCGGAGATTCTGGAGGCGATCGCCAGCCAATTAATTGAATTTTCCCTGGCTAAGGGTGAAAGTCTGCCCAAAGATAGGGACAAGGGAACGGACTTGTACATTCTTGGTCAAGGACAGTTGGAATCTGATGCCCGGAAATTTTGTTTATTGCCAGGGGCAATTATTAATCTAGAGGCATTCATAATTGATAGTCCCCTAGAACAGGATTTAGTCGCCCTTACTGACTGCCAATTGTGGTATTTACCAGGGCAAAAAATGCGGCAATTGCTGCAAGATTATCCCCAGATAACTCAGGCTTTTTCCCAACAATTGGTGCAGGAACTCAGGGAACTGAATGCCCAATTATTTTTTGAACAGGAAAAACAGAAGATTTTACGCCCCTACCTCGTCCCTGCCGCTAAGCGAGCCATTATGGGTAAAAGTCGCTATGCCCAAAAGCTCCGGGAGCAAATTAAAGCAGTATCAACAGATCAAAAGCCAGTATTATTGTTCGGAGAGCCGGGACTGGAAAAGGATAACACCGCCGCCCTGATTCATTTTGGCTCAGCCCAAGCCCAACGGTCGGTGATGGTGAAGGTCAACTGTGCTCTGCTATCCGCCAGTGGTCAAGAACTCTTTGGCACCAATCAAGGTAAACCCGGAATTTTAGATGCCTTGGGTCAAGGAACCTTACTGTTGAACAATATTCAGGAATTGAAACCCCAACTTTTACCGGCGATCGCCAACTTAATTTGTGAAGGTATTTACCAACCGGTGGCCACAGCAGGGGGAGCAGAACCAACTTTTCGCCATAGTCAAGCCAAGGTAATTGCCATTGCTGAAAACATCATTCCCAAGCTTACTTCCCTATTTACTAACACCATTAAAATTCCCCCTTTGCGGGTAAGAAAAGCGGATATTGAGGATTACGTTGA
The genomic region above belongs to Synechocystis sp. PCC 6803 substr. PCC-P and contains:
- a CDS encoding serine hydrolase — protein: MKKVLTGTTALLIWSLLVGAVLWGESIWFSHPPLRPGDRASLNQYLIDRLNQGEGKELGSAALALIHNGKVDTIHTVGVENVDSGSPVDPENTLYQMASVSKLVTAWGVMKLVEMGQINLDDPVLSHLRRWQFPADSPYRGEVTIAQLLSHTGGQNDHLGYGGFLPGQPLQTLEQSLTLTKDVAFGEPRGVEAVYPPGEEFSYSGGGYTVLQLLVEEVTGQSFAEFMQEQILHPLGMTGANFDWPTIVDQGRANNLATSFTEDLQPSPPRHFTATGAASLYASLADMVKFAQAHLQPNSVLKADTLQRMATAQPGTDGTWGLGMMLYQTTTSGGAVIGHDGGNMPALNHTLRVNPETGNGIVLLLSGNRSLASHLGDDWVYWETGKLTTAARERFWQSRLVPALIVIGAGAIAIGLLTFITPGLLRQISGH
- a CDS encoding DUF3326 domain-containing protein; protein product: MSYNVTLIIPTGVGAALGGYAGDALPIARAISQVCDRLITHPNVLNGAQLYYPIPNALYVEGYALDRFAQGDWGLTPVGNNAIGLILDQGIEEDLRWRHLQVADGARATLGLTLTDYVVTDEPLGVELRLSDSGTSWGTIANPESLLRAADKLLTQTQAQAIAVIARFPDDVGTQVLADYRHGHGVDPLAGAEAVISHLIVRQFQVPCAHAPALSPLPLDPDISPRSAAEELGYTFLPCVLMGLSRAPHYQRFPNAQGQTLWSRDVNAVVVPASACGGSALMSFSQSSARIIAVENNSTQLEVYGEDLGISVVRVNSYLEAIGVLCADRAGINLDCFQPDFPLLHRLP
- a CDS encoding CPBP family intramembrane glutamic endopeptidase, translating into MSSSNSPSEMEPLSRTQILGVMGFTAVLLLIIAKLWQWWGDVTLLKISFNVPDALLGLGLATAIILTSGLIYRIWPAYRVSADAYLAFVIKPLVWADLLWLGLLPGLSEELLFRGVMLSALGGGVLAVVVSSLVFGVLHLSSTEQWPYVVWATVVGLVLGYGAIASGNLMVPIVAHILTNWVSSALWKFNHRQG
- a CDS encoding AI-2E family transporter, with the protein product MTQLIKSLPGWLKLMLIFPIFFLNGVLLSLIINRFRELFDYIIIATLVTFLLKLTINFLVSKGIGKRLAIFAVITISFALIALGGITLIPLMGNQLGNLSQDIPRWLSGSQEHLANLKNSTLFLTLDNAGVNVDDLFQKAYLTLSKELDRIGQISLKVLTETIGGVVDTLVILVLTIFLLVGGDTFWQGILSWLPSPWEKKIPQYAGEIFRDYFISRLILAAGSSMARLVVFMALGIPYSILFAFSLGLASLIPFAGAVVTLIGTLVLLLKGWVVAVKFFVSAIVIDQITDNGVAPKLMGDKIGLNPVWILISIFIGAEIAGLLGVLLAVPIASVIKKVIDDMRAGKTENEEIDTEEQVEVLPESLA
- a CDS encoding DUF4359 domain-containing protein: MLSVFGAIGGVMVLASGALMAIGNPGKPDYEDYAVETLSTYLKTEICPKAPADFGGFVQSYCKTLVDAGQPQIKQIIAQTTNQQNFLLFSIYQTTLSLPDPFPTYEFQTIGVMKQFYTYQAMEI
- a CDS encoding pentapeptide repeat-containing protein → METEQLLWQYGQGTRDFSRIELHHADLIQSDLVGIILNRALLAYGNFSGSNLSEAQLRRTNLSHARLMGVKFVGSDLTGIDLSYSDLSWADLTDCDLSGANLAYAKLKQARLIRTNLEGANLAETDCQGAILEAVNFSRADLSGADLTRVDLAEANFSRADLSGADFRKANFDHANLYKVNLSQAQLRHGTVEEAFLQGADLSQANLKGANLGRALMKEVNLSLINLSEIHLKALPNKEQINCAGCALRGTIFQGANFQNANFEYALMEKALLAGAILRGANLIDACLRGADLRNVNFQNSHISGINLAKTIMPDGSVHP
- the leuD gene encoding 3-isopropylmalate dehydratase small subunit translates to MSQVKQIQGKALPLVGDDIDTDRIIPARFLRCVTFDGLGEHVFADDRQQQGGNHPFDLSQYQDATVLVVNRNFGCGSSREHAPQAIIKWGIKAIIGESFAEIFLGNCLANGVPCVTAPHGQIADLQQAITADPNLAVNLDLTTAAVTYGDRSFPVILSDGAQQMLLDGQWDTCGQLVQNQGKIAATAEKLPYLHWQTSAA
- the pyrG gene encoding glutamine hydrolyzing CTP synthase: MSKFVFVTGGVVSSIGKGIVAASLGRLLKSRHYSVSILKLDPYINVDPGTMSPFQHGEVFVTEDGAETDLDLGHYERFTDTSMSRLNSVTTGSIYQAVINKERRGAYMGGTVQVIPHITNEIKERILRVAQNTNPDVVITEIGGTVGDIESLPFLEAIRQFRKEVGRHNVIYMHVTLIPWIPAAKEMKTKPTQHSVKELRSIGIQPDILVCRCDRPLHPGMKEKLSEFCDVPVESVITCQDASSIYEVPLILEKEGLAHQTLELLRMENRSPDLSQWQSLVEKMQSPHHDITVALVGKYVQLSDAYLSVVEALGHAAIASDSKLHLRWISAEEIEAQGAATFLKDVDGVLVPGGFGIRGVDGKVQAIEYARENQLPFLGLCLGMQCSVIEWARNVAKLPEANSAEFETETPNPVINLLPEQQDVVDLGGTMRLGLYPCRIAPDTLAFSLYQKEVVYERHRHRYEFNNSYRTQFTDTGFVVSGTSPDGRLVEIVEYPHHPFFIACQFHPEFHSRPNQAHPLFSGFINAVLKRRNAPAKIAVNCHTVTEDHEPS
- a CDS encoding DUF4926 domain-containing protein, with the translated sequence MFIPFAISIKEITLMDNLQLHSLVALKEDITAKLFLTSQPILLRQGQVGTIIEILGGGEAFEVEFADGDGQAYAMLAVPREKLMALHDQPILLAS
- a CDS encoding DUF6883 domain-containing protein — its product is MKLPYGNQADVKQITDKLQTYSLNLNHPNGKHKARLFRAKLGITIDNQDFLITRLRKVAAHYQNFELTDSDQYGERYVAVFPMTTTTGTAKVLSAWIIRPGETYPRLTNVYPIRN